In Brevibacillus brevis NBRC 100599, a single genomic region encodes these proteins:
- a CDS encoding MFS transporter encodes MSTITSNVKQQATGAKKSTLALLALAISAFGIGTTEFVIVGLLSTVAQDLKVTITLAGLLISGYALGVAIGAPIITALTSRIPRKALLMLLMIVFVVGNSAAALSSSFAILIIARFFTAFSHGVFFSIGSTIAADLVPENKRASAIATMFTGLTVATVTGVPLGTYIGQMFGWRATFWGVAILGVIALISTAILVPSNLKNAKPASIKDQVKIITNLPLLLVFAITALGYGGTFVTFTFLGPILEEITGYQASAVSLILLVYGIAVAIGNTVGGKAADKNPIKALRWMFIVQAIILIILSFTAPFKWVGTLTIMLMGLLAFMNVPGLQVYVVQLAEKYVPSAVDVASAINIAAFNLGIAIGALVGGMIVDTIGLIHTPWVGGVMVLGAALLTVISSKLEKTRR; translated from the coding sequence ATGAGCACAATTACATCCAATGTGAAGCAGCAAGCAACTGGTGCGAAAAAATCGACTCTTGCTTTACTTGCTCTCGCAATCAGTGCATTTGGTATCGGGACTACTGAATTCGTTATCGTCGGTTTGTTGTCTACTGTCGCACAGGATTTGAAAGTAACGATCACCTTAGCAGGACTTCTTATTTCTGGATATGCATTAGGGGTAGCCATTGGTGCACCGATTATTACAGCACTCACAAGTCGAATTCCACGCAAAGCGCTACTCATGCTTTTGATGATTGTCTTTGTTGTCGGAAACAGTGCGGCAGCCTTGTCGAGTAGCTTTGCGATATTAATCATTGCCCGTTTCTTTACCGCGTTTTCTCATGGTGTATTTTTCTCCATCGGTTCGACGATTGCGGCCGATCTGGTGCCAGAAAACAAGCGTGCCAGTGCGATTGCGACGATGTTTACCGGTCTGACTGTTGCAACCGTTACAGGCGTACCTTTGGGAACGTATATTGGTCAAATGTTTGGATGGAGAGCGACTTTTTGGGGAGTGGCCATTCTTGGCGTGATTGCACTTATCTCGACAGCGATTCTGGTACCAAGCAATTTAAAAAATGCCAAGCCAGCTTCTATTAAAGACCAAGTGAAAATTATTACAAACTTGCCACTGTTGCTTGTCTTTGCCATTACGGCTCTTGGCTACGGCGGTACCTTTGTAACCTTTACGTTCTTAGGTCCGATTCTGGAAGAAATCACAGGTTATCAGGCGAGCGCCGTCAGTTTGATTCTACTCGTCTATGGGATTGCGGTAGCGATTGGAAATACGGTCGGAGGAAAAGCGGCCGACAAGAATCCGATAAAAGCACTGCGCTGGATGTTCATCGTCCAGGCGATCATTCTGATCATCTTATCATTTACCGCTCCGTTCAAATGGGTGGGAACCCTTACGATTATGCTAATGGGCCTCTTGGCCTTTATGAACGTACCGGGCTTACAAGTGTATGTCGTGCAGTTGGCTGAAAAATACGTGCCAAGTGCTGTTGATGTAGCTTCTGCCATTAACATTGCGGCATTCAATCTCGGCATTGCGATTGGAGCCCTCGTTGGAGGAATGATCGTCGATACGATTGGCCTGATTCATACACCATGGGTCGGCGGAGTGATGGTGTTAGGTGCAGCATTACTCACGGTGATCAGCAGCAAGCTGGAAAAAACTCGTCGTTAA
- a CDS encoding LysE family translocator — MFDWTTMGAFLAVVIGLFLIPGPAVLLTATRTVQGGRKAGIMAGLGIATGDFIHTIFAAVGLSAILMTSAWAFHLVKFVGAAYLVYLGVRAMLEKPVDPELPKVTPLPPLQSYGQAILAEVLNPKTALFFLAFLPQFVHPERRGAIYQFLVLGLIFAILGFFYTALIAISIRPLGHLVKRISWLGRWSGKIVGSVYILLGLKVALQER; from the coding sequence ATGTTTGATTGGACTACTATGGGAGCATTTTTAGCTGTTGTGATCGGCCTCTTTTTAATTCCGGGACCCGCTGTCCTGTTAACTGCGACGCGTACCGTTCAGGGAGGACGTAAAGCAGGGATCATGGCAGGGCTTGGCATTGCTACAGGCGACTTCATTCATACGATTTTTGCTGCGGTCGGTTTATCCGCGATTTTGATGACATCTGCATGGGCATTCCATCTCGTAAAATTTGTGGGAGCGGCTTACTTGGTGTATCTAGGGGTTCGGGCCATGCTTGAAAAACCGGTTGACCCAGAGCTGCCAAAAGTAACACCGTTGCCACCGCTGCAATCGTATGGGCAAGCTATCCTCGCAGAAGTTCTAAATCCGAAGACTGCGTTGTTTTTTCTGGCGTTTCTGCCACAATTCGTACATCCGGAGCGCAGGGGGGCCATTTATCAATTCCTTGTCTTGGGATTGATTTTCGCCATCTTGGGGTTCTTTTACACCGCGTTGATTGCGATCAGTATAAGGCCACTGGGGCATCTGGTGAAGCGAATTTCCTGGCTGGGCCGCTGGAGTGGCAAGATCGTAGGTTCTGTTTACATCTTATTGGGATTAAAAGTAGCGCTGCAAGAAAGATAA
- a CDS encoding ABC transporter substrate-binding protein: MVKKKKQRFHGIILGLLIMICTSLVVACSTQSTTPEPNQQPEANKPKTGGTITVAYASEADTLDVHKSVGNDMGVTWNMGGSLVYKDPVTKEFKPNLASEFKISEDGKTYTFTIRSDVTFHDGTPLTAKSFKDTFERIKNPKTKAKLAGIVMMPVKSVSAPDDKTLILELHEPNVSILEDLGIGVTQPLSMKAIEKYGEEYGRNPVGMGPWKFESWKAGEGVTLVRNEAFKWAMPLDENQGPPRPDKLVIKTIPDKSVMLAALENGTIDVAFDVPVKDIKKYRNNPKYQVLELFRAGIPLSLYMNLTKPEFQDIQVRKAFHMLVNKQAMVQAVLMGEGEVAQSFLSPSTLGYDKSLEKYGYPYNVEEAKKLLDAAGWKVNGEGLREKDGKVFTLSFLSSARFELQAQLLQAMLGEVGIKATIQNLEESAFSDGQMKGNFDVTMVTYSYDDPDALYQSFHSSQIGAGFNISGLKDGKLDALLTKGRATTETEARKQVYVDAQKHLLEQAYVVPIYYDKLFVVVSSRVKGVKWTSYSPNFQDSWVEK, translated from the coding sequence ATGGTAAAGAAGAAAAAACAGAGATTTCATGGCATTATTTTAGGATTACTAATTATGATATGTACGTCGTTGGTGGTTGCATGCAGCACACAATCAACCACACCTGAACCAAATCAACAGCCAGAGGCTAACAAACCAAAGACAGGTGGAACCATCACTGTGGCTTACGCAAGTGAAGCAGATACCTTAGATGTTCACAAGTCAGTTGGCAACGATATGGGTGTTACTTGGAATATGGGTGGATCGCTGGTCTACAAGGACCCTGTTACAAAAGAATTCAAACCTAATCTCGCAAGTGAATTCAAGATTTCAGAGGATGGAAAAACGTACACCTTTACCATTCGTTCCGATGTTACGTTTCACGATGGAACACCTCTGACTGCCAAGAGTTTTAAGGATACCTTTGAACGCATTAAGAATCCGAAAACAAAAGCAAAACTGGCGGGAATAGTTATGATGCCGGTGAAGAGCGTCAGTGCCCCTGATGATAAAACCCTCATCCTTGAATTACATGAACCCAATGTGTCGATTCTTGAAGATTTAGGCATTGGTGTAACTCAACCGCTATCCATGAAGGCCATTGAAAAATATGGTGAGGAATATGGACGAAATCCTGTGGGAATGGGTCCATGGAAGTTTGAGAGCTGGAAGGCTGGCGAGGGAGTTACATTGGTTCGCAATGAAGCCTTTAAGTGGGCCATGCCACTCGATGAAAATCAAGGACCGCCAAGACCTGATAAACTGGTGATCAAAACAATTCCAGATAAAAGTGTTATGTTGGCCGCTTTGGAAAACGGAACCATCGATGTTGCATTCGATGTACCCGTAAAAGATATCAAGAAGTATCGAAATAATCCTAAATATCAGGTTTTGGAACTCTTTCGAGCTGGGATACCTCTTAGTTTATATATGAACTTGACAAAACCGGAGTTCCAGGATATCCAAGTCCGAAAAGCATTCCATATGCTGGTTAATAAACAAGCGATGGTCCAGGCGGTTTTGATGGGTGAAGGAGAAGTTGCCCAATCATTTTTATCCCCTTCAACATTGGGGTATGATAAGTCATTGGAAAAATACGGGTACCCATACAATGTGGAAGAAGCAAAGAAGCTCCTTGACGCTGCTGGATGGAAGGTAAACGGAGAAGGCCTGAGAGAAAAGGATGGCAAAGTATTTACCCTTTCCTTTTTGAGTTCGGCTAGGTTTGAGCTGCAAGCTCAGTTGTTGCAAGCTATGCTGGGCGAGGTGGGTATCAAAGCTACCATTCAAAATTTAGAAGAGTCAGCGTTTAGTGATGGACAAATGAAAGGAAATTTTGATGTGACAATGGTTACTTATAGTTACGATGACCCTGATGCTTTATACCAAAGTTTCCACTCTAGCCAAATTGGTGCTGGCTTTAACATAAGTGGTCTAAAAGACGGTAAGCTGGACGCTTTATTAACAAAAGGACGTGCAACCACTGAAACGGAAGCCAGAAAACAGGTATATGTAGATGCCCAAAAACATCTCCTTGAGCAAGCATATGTTGTTCCCATCTATTATGACAAGCTCTTTGTGGTAGTAAGCTCGCGAGTAAAAGGCGTGAAATGGACGTCTTATTCTCCCAATTTCCAAGATAGCTGGGTAGAAAAATAA
- a CDS encoding phosphoadenosine phosphosulfate reductase family protein — protein sequence MQRWREKDIWDYVEQEEISYNDLYKMNIIQTYPKKLDILTRLIELEIYVNELLNEQIQKVKRFQAIFLESIGFKIFTPRTGCMMCPFPVKHGYIQEGI from the coding sequence ATTCAAAGGTGGCGTGAAAAAGATATCTGGGACTATGTAGAACAAGAAGAGATTTCTTATAACGATTTATACAAGATGAATATTATCCAAACGTATCCGAAAAAGCTGGATATTTTAACTAGATTAATTGAACTAGAGATTTATGTAAATGAACTGCTAAACGAGCAGATTCAAAAAGTTAAACGATTCCAAGCAATATTTCTTGAATCAATTGGATTCAAAATTTTCACTCCACGCACTGGCTGTATGATGTGTCCATTTCCCGTGAAGCATGGTTACATTCAGGAAGGTATATAA
- a CDS encoding trypsin-like serine protease, which yields MLSFTEVQRTRDETIGDTVCISGSQMKRVKCGTLKSTNWRGNIESQNGDKQYFTNMRQASYSEVPGDSGGPIFYGETAIGVHSADTGVYTHISEIKDYFNIDSIFTGN from the coding sequence ATGCTATCGTTTACAGAGGTTCAGAGAACAAGGGATGAAACCATTGGAGATACAGTTTGCATCTCAGGAAGTCAAATGAAAAGAGTGAAGTGTGGAACGTTGAAATCAACTAATTGGAGGGGGAATATAGAAAGCCAAAATGGAGACAAACAATACTTTACTAACATGAGGCAGGCTAGTTATTCAGAAGTACCAGGGGATAGCGGAGGGCCTATATTTTATGGTGAAACAGCAATAGGAGTTCATAGCGCAGATACTGGAGTTTACACACATATTAGTGAAATAAAAGATTATTTTAACATTGATTCAATTTTTACTGGTAACTAG
- a CDS encoding LLM class oxidoreductase, which produces MSKFDGHYGFQRMFQERKMTLGFHIPLEAYEWEAPTMERQVELVRAAEDYGFTGIWLRDVILQDPATGQIYDMMIYLTYLAAQTKKIAFGTSSIVLPLRHPLRVAKETATIENLFPQRLMMGISSGDRRADFHGLNVPHEQRAELFRDGYDYLQKVMAEDFPKINSPYGMINGANLVPKSTSPIPTFITGYSQQTMDWFAQNGDGWIYYPRDPFNQAHAIQEWRELVQKYHPGVFKPFIQPLHLDLAEDPDESVTPIRLGYRVGRKMLLELLAMYQEVGVNHLFFALFPSQRPIDEVIDELGQEVLPYFPAHIDAPERV; this is translated from the coding sequence ATGAGCAAATTCGACGGTCACTATGGCTTTCAGCGAATGTTCCAAGAAAGAAAGATGACGTTAGGATTTCACATTCCGCTGGAGGCATACGAATGGGAAGCGCCGACAATGGAGCGCCAGGTTGAACTCGTCAGAGCAGCAGAAGACTACGGCTTTACTGGAATCTGGCTGCGCGATGTGATTTTGCAGGACCCTGCTACCGGGCAAATTTATGACATGATGATTTATTTAACCTATTTGGCTGCGCAAACCAAAAAAATCGCTTTTGGTACCTCGAGCATCGTGCTTCCACTGCGGCATCCGTTGCGAGTGGCAAAAGAGACAGCGACCATCGAAAATTTGTTTCCCCAACGTTTGATGATGGGGATTTCTTCTGGGGACAGACGGGCTGATTTTCATGGGTTGAATGTGCCGCATGAACAGCGTGCGGAACTGTTTCGCGATGGCTACGACTACTTGCAGAAGGTTATGGCAGAGGATTTCCCGAAAATCAACTCGCCATACGGTATGATTAATGGAGCGAATCTTGTGCCTAAATCGACTTCGCCCATTCCTACCTTTATCACGGGGTACAGTCAACAAACGATGGACTGGTTTGCGCAAAACGGAGATGGCTGGATTTATTACCCGCGTGATCCATTCAATCAAGCACATGCCATCCAAGAATGGAGAGAACTTGTCCAGAAATATCATCCAGGTGTATTCAAGCCATTTATTCAGCCTCTTCACTTGGATCTAGCGGAAGATCCGGATGAGTCGGTCACGCCGATTCGATTAGGGTACCGAGTCGGCAGAAAAATGCTTTTAGAACTGCTGGCCATGTATCAAGAGGTCGGCGTCAATCATTTGTTCTTCGCCCTGTTCCCTAGCCAGCGTCCCATTGACGAGGTCATTGATGAGCTTGGACAAGAAGTATTGCCTTATTTCCCGGCTCATATCGACGCACCGGAGCGGGTTTGA
- a CDS encoding DUF5412 family protein, producing the protein MILLPFLLYYNTFYSNEVYSPNSQYVAKVYHVGDESGLRVDVNTGLFGSERLIYWSWKETEAKVEWLDETHIKINERILDVRSEKNDKRTMDKLGQFSCPVGYSI; encoded by the coding sequence TTGATCCTACTTCCCTTTTTACTCTATTACAACACATTTTATTCTAATGAGGTGTATTCGCCGAACAGTCAATACGTTGCCAAGGTATATCATGTCGGTGATGAAAGTGGCTTACGAGTAGATGTAAATACGGGACTTTTCGGTAGTGAGAGACTTATTTACTGGAGTTGGAAAGAAACAGAAGCAAAAGTAGAATGGCTTGACGAGACCCATATCAAAATCAATGAGAGAATCTTAGATGTTAGGTCTGAGAAGAATGACAAGAGAACAATGGATAAATTAGGGCAATTTTCATGCCCAGTTGGATATTCAATATAA
- a CDS encoding GNAT family N-acetyltransferase, with protein sequence MDWYDRLNEYFPEYEMKKEGQIQALIRETDIYHKVDTDKFLLLYAEFPTFIFIDYLLINPATRGQGIGTKVIQTLKKRGKDIILEVEPIDRNDEDSIKRVHFYQKNGFVKADRIQYSWEKENSETYEMKIYYWSPHDDLPQEVVLRNMSKACQEIHNFRAHQYYGRNVANPDEVLHWKH encoded by the coding sequence ATGGATTGGTATGACCGATTAAATGAATACTTTCCAGAATATGAAATGAAAAAGGAAGGACAAATTCAGGCGCTTATCAGGGAAACAGACATTTACCACAAAGTCGATACAGACAAATTTCTTTTGCTGTACGCGGAGTTTCCGACGTTTATCTTCATCGATTACCTCCTAATCAATCCTGCCACGCGTGGACAAGGTATCGGTACCAAGGTCATCCAGACACTCAAAAAGAGAGGGAAAGACATCATTCTGGAGGTAGAACCTATCGATCGAAATGATGAAGATTCCATCAAGAGAGTCCATTTTTATCAAAAGAACGGGTTTGTGAAAGCGGACCGCATTCAATACAGCTGGGAAAAAGAAAATAGCGAGACATATGAAATGAAGATCTATTACTGGAGTCCGCACGATGATCTACCACAGGAAGTCGTACTCCGGAATATGTCCAAGGCCTGTCAGGAGATCCACAACTTCCGCGCCCACCAATACTACGGACGAAATGTTGCCAATCCGGATGAAGTGCTGCATTGGAAACACTAA
- a CDS encoding YobA family protein, translating into MSTLKKTLILIIAALLITGCTTNHKDVEKQALTGYVTEKDFQKKGLLVIENDETKTSDENFYAAEWYFPKEEAVFLDSKGNNISYDEIEVGHTVSTWSTTPSAQSYPSGAELSKLVINEESKNPINQMDEKSAIQHAINYLKSKHDDGIIIKSASGQKDYWQIKATDYDHKKETNLQIHAQTGEVKEF; encoded by the coding sequence ATGAGCACATTGAAAAAAACTTTGATATTAATCATTGCAGCATTACTTATAACTGGATGTACAACTAATCACAAGGATGTTGAAAAGCAAGCATTAACAGGATACGTAACTGAAAAAGATTTTCAAAAAAAAGGTCTCTTAGTTATAGAAAATGATGAAACCAAGACGAGCGATGAGAACTTCTATGCAGCAGAGTGGTATTTCCCAAAAGAAGAAGCCGTATTCCTCGATAGCAAGGGGAATAACATCTCGTATGATGAAATCGAAGTTGGTCACACAGTATCTACATGGTCAACAACACCATCAGCACAATCTTATCCTAGTGGCGCAGAACTCAGTAAACTTGTAATTAATGAAGAAAGCAAAAATCCTATTAATCAAATGGATGAAAAAAGTGCGATTCAACACGCAATCAATTATTTAAAGAGCAAACATGATGACGGAATCATTATTAAAAGTGCAAGTGGACAGAAGGATTATTGGCAGATTAAAGCAACAGACTATGATCATAAAAAAGAAACTAATCTACAAATTCATGCACAAACTGGGGAAGTAAAAGAGTTTTAA
- a CDS encoding MFS transporter, whose translation MEFSWKRNLIVLWIGVFFCSTAYSISIPFLPIFLHTSLGVNEHLEAWSGISFGITFLASALISPFWGSLADKYGRKPMLIRSGFSLGLLYFLTYLITDPYLFLVLRIFQGLLAGYVPAAIALVATNTPEKSVGYALGIMATSGATGGIIGPLVGGVVSHVWGNAEAFIFSGFVVLVAALIATFFVKETNLNRSGSRSSVREDLRAAMANRPLMSILGMSLMVTISVMLLEPLLTVYVMQLGASQQDASLSSGIIFAAVGIATVIAAPQWGKLGSNIGYSKILFIGLMGGAVGNLLQFFFTNLYGFGILRFAYGLFFAAVYPSINAMIVKVTEPEFRGRAFSLNQSSTQLATMMGPIIGGFLGGLIPIRYVFIINGIALLITAIVIRSKRSQLIGQPLKQQTTEHQLATK comes from the coding sequence ATGGAATTTTCATGGAAACGTAATTTGATCGTCTTATGGATTGGGGTATTTTTTTGCAGCACCGCCTACTCCATCTCCATCCCTTTCCTGCCCATCTTCCTCCATACTTCACTGGGGGTCAATGAGCATCTGGAAGCATGGTCCGGCATCTCGTTTGGCATCACGTTTTTAGCAAGTGCACTCATCTCGCCATTTTGGGGCTCTCTCGCGGACAAATATGGACGAAAGCCCATGTTGATTCGCTCTGGATTTAGCCTCGGTTTGTTGTACTTTTTGACGTATTTGATTACAGACCCTTATTTGTTTCTTGTGTTACGGATCTTCCAGGGCTTGCTTGCCGGCTACGTACCTGCTGCCATTGCGCTGGTAGCGACGAATACACCAGAAAAAAGCGTCGGGTACGCACTGGGGATTATGGCGACTTCGGGAGCAACAGGAGGAATCATCGGTCCATTGGTTGGCGGTGTCGTCAGTCACGTATGGGGAAACGCGGAAGCTTTTATATTTTCAGGATTTGTCGTGCTCGTAGCAGCGCTGATCGCTACTTTCTTCGTGAAGGAAACGAACTTGAACCGCTCCGGCAGTCGCTCGAGTGTACGAGAAGATTTGCGTGCTGCGATGGCAAACCGCCCGTTGATGTCCATACTGGGTATGAGTCTGATGGTCACGATTTCCGTTATGCTTCTTGAGCCTTTATTAACCGTGTATGTCATGCAATTGGGCGCTTCGCAGCAAGACGCATCCCTTAGCTCCGGCATCATTTTTGCGGCAGTGGGCATCGCGACGGTCATTGCTGCTCCACAATGGGGAAAGCTCGGGTCAAATATCGGCTATTCCAAAATCTTATTCATCGGCTTAATGGGTGGAGCCGTCGGAAATTTACTGCAATTTTTCTTCACCAATCTGTATGGATTTGGCATTTTGCGATTCGCGTACGGACTGTTTTTTGCCGCTGTTTATCCGTCGATCAACGCCATGATTGTGAAAGTCACAGAACCAGAGTTTCGCGGCAGGGCGTTTAGCTTGAACCAATCCTCGACGCAGCTCGCGACCATGATGGGTCCAATCATTGGCGGTTTTCTCGGAGGACTCATCCCGATTCGCTACGTATTTATCATCAATGGTATCGCGCTGTTGATTACTGCCATCGTGATTCGATCCAAACGTTCACAATTGATTGGACAGCCGTTGAAGCAGCAAACAACGGAGCATCAGCTAGCTACGAAGTAA
- a CDS encoding NADP-dependent oxidoreductase — protein sequence MRGIGMKQYGGIQQLTEMEWPTKPIGPEDVLISIKASGVNPVDWKVREGLLQADFPFELPLILGWDAAGTVTAVGTNVQDFQIGDDVFFRPELEREGTYADEIVVPANIVAPMPRGLSYAEAASLPLVGLTVWQALVEVGKVQAGEKVLVLGGSGGIGSMAIQLAKALGAYVATTTSSKNSDFVRELGADEVIAYDQGPLHTSTPFSFMLDTLGGEAYGDAIKLMKRQGRVATIISERDAKKPSFADAVEKERELDVTFGFTRPDGVNLNHIRALVEAKNVKPILTKVYPLTLEGVRDAHLFSQTGRVRGKIVLVHS from the coding sequence ATGAGAGGAATTGGCATGAAGCAATACGGTGGTATCCAGCAATTAACTGAAATGGAATGGCCAACAAAACCAATCGGGCCGGAGGATGTGCTCATTTCCATAAAAGCGAGCGGGGTAAATCCCGTGGATTGGAAGGTGCGGGAAGGACTGTTACAAGCAGATTTTCCTTTTGAACTGCCACTTATTTTAGGGTGGGATGCGGCGGGCACGGTAACGGCTGTCGGTACGAATGTGCAGGATTTTCAAATCGGGGACGATGTCTTCTTCCGACCAGAGCTGGAAAGGGAAGGGACATACGCAGATGAAATTGTCGTTCCGGCGAATATCGTAGCCCCGATGCCACGTGGTTTGTCGTATGCGGAAGCGGCTTCGCTACCACTGGTCGGACTAACGGTTTGGCAGGCATTGGTAGAGGTAGGGAAGGTACAAGCGGGAGAAAAAGTCCTGGTGTTGGGAGGAAGCGGCGGGATCGGTTCCATGGCGATTCAGCTAGCAAAAGCGCTAGGTGCCTATGTGGCTACGACAACTAGCTCCAAAAATAGCGATTTTGTCCGTGAGCTGGGAGCAGATGAAGTCATTGCTTATGATCAAGGACCACTTCATACCTCTACACCATTTTCATTCATGTTGGACACGCTGGGTGGAGAAGCGTATGGTGATGCTATAAAATTGATGAAGCGGCAAGGAAGAGTGGCGACTATTATTAGCGAGCGTGATGCCAAGAAACCTTCGTTCGCTGATGCGGTTGAGAAAGAACGAGAGCTGGATGTTACTTTTGGGTTCACGCGTCCAGATGGGGTAAATCTGAATCATATCCGTGCGCTAGTGGAAGCCAAGAACGTAAAGCCTATCTTGACGAAGGTATATCCATTGACGCTTGAAGGGGTTCGAGATGCGCATCTCTTTAGTCAAACGGGTAGAGTGCGTGGCAAGATTGTGCTCGTCCATTCATGA
- a CDS encoding winged helix-turn-helix transcriptional regulator: MGRYNIPVEATLEVIGGKWKVVILCLLAKGAKRTSELKRAMPAITQKMLTQQLRELEADNIITRNVYQQIPPRVEYDLTQYGKTLSKVLDVMCEWGESHIENQLRKIVE, encoded by the coding sequence ATGGGACGATACAATATCCCTGTAGAGGCAACATTGGAAGTTATTGGAGGGAAATGGAAAGTAGTGATCCTCTGCTTGTTGGCAAAAGGGGCAAAGCGGACAAGCGAATTGAAACGCGCAATGCCTGCCATCACGCAAAAAATGTTAACGCAGCAACTGCGAGAATTAGAAGCGGACAATATCATTACCCGCAATGTGTATCAGCAGATTCCCCCGCGCGTCGAGTATGACTTGACGCAGTATGGCAAGACCCTGTCGAAGGTTCTGGATGTCATGTGTGAATGGGGAGAGAGTCACATCGAAAACCAATTGCGAAAAATAGTCGAATGA